From Euzebyales bacterium, the proteins below share one genomic window:
- a CDS encoding glutaredoxin family protein, with translation MTDRRPRITVYTRQGCHLCEDAIAIVRRVAAGRGDIDLVDIDGDPELFERYTVRVPVVAVDDVEIAEYQIAPEQLEWALR, from the coding sequence GTGACCGACCGACGCCCGAGGATCACCGTCTACACGAGGCAGGGCTGTCACCTGTGCGAGGACGCGATCGCGATCGTCAGGCGGGTGGCAGCGGGGCGGGGGGACATCGACCTCGTCGACATCGACGGCGACCCCGAACTGTTCGAGCGCTACACCGTCCGGGTGCCGGTCGTGGCGGTCGACGACGTCGAGATCGCCGAGTATCAGATCGCGCCGGAACAACTCGAGTGGGCGCTGCGCTGA
- a CDS encoding sugar phosphate isomerase/epimerase family protein gives MTTSPQVLGATGPFMFSPLGWTMDVFAAAGYSAVEVLFSQSAETRDSDKICNFAREAGLSVPVVHGPYMLFLRNVFSANYVEKSRRALELADEVGAHTLVAHPPMRWERAHAEWARSEAADEADARLLRFAMENLYPLWGVPFSSVVEPGEMAAYRHVVFDTSHFAVSGVDLFAAWHVLADRVAHLHVSNNLGNGKDSHAPLDTGVLPIDRFLAHVGRSGYTGTITLELDIRPYADDRDDLVRFLDGERHKAERWLRGELPAADHEADPDAQRIAEELALDETGIGVTGDDYRRAGRPHSPAPQR, from the coding sequence ATGACGACCTCCCCGCAGGTGCTCGGCGCCACTGGACCGTTCATGTTCAGCCCACTTGGCTGGACGATGGACGTGTTCGCCGCCGCCGGCTACTCGGCCGTCGAGGTGCTGTTCTCGCAGAGCGCCGAGACGCGCGACAGTGACAAGATCTGCAACTTCGCCCGTGAGGCCGGCCTGTCCGTACCGGTTGTGCACGGTCCCTACATGTTGTTCCTGCGCAATGTCTTCAGCGCCAACTACGTCGAGAAGTCCCGGCGGGCTCTCGAACTGGCCGACGAGGTGGGCGCCCACACGCTGGTGGCGCACCCACCCATGCGCTGGGAGCGGGCGCACGCCGAGTGGGCGCGGTCGGAGGCCGCCGACGAGGCCGATGCGCGTCTCCTGCGATTCGCAATGGAGAACCTGTACCCGCTGTGGGGCGTGCCGTTCTCGTCGGTCGTGGAACCCGGCGAGATGGCCGCGTACCGGCACGTCGTGTTCGACACCAGCCACTTCGCGGTCAGCGGCGTCGACCTGTTCGCCGCCTGGCACGTCCTCGCCGACCGGGTCGCCCACCTACACGTATCGAACAACCTGGGCAACGGCAAGGACAGCCACGCCCCGCTCGACACCGGGGTCCTGCCGATCGACCGGTTCCTTGCGCACGTCGGCAGGAGCGGCTACACGGGCACGATCACGCTCGAGCTGGACATCCGACCGTACGCCGACGACCGCGATGATCTCGTGCGCTTCCTCGACGGCGAGCGACACAAGGCCGAACGCTGGCTGCGTGGCGAGCTACCCGCTGCGGATCACGAAGCCGACCCCGACGCGCAACGCATCGCCGAGGAGCTCGCGCTGGACGAAACGGGCATCGGCGTGACCGGCGACGACTACCGGCGGGCCGGCCGACCCCACAGCCCCGCCCCGCAGAGGTGA